A region of Vitis vinifera cultivar Pinot Noir 40024 chromosome 13, ASM3070453v1 DNA encodes the following proteins:
- the LOC100250037 gene encoding SNF2 domain-containing protein CLASSY 1 isoform X1 — protein MRKRNLCQNQHPFHAYSFEAFYFGSWQAIELMRIEDGTVALHLAESEYVIEEKSPIPNLRIRPRKATLSDCTCFLRPGTEITVLWTLQQSESSDEENREPVWIDAKISSIERRPHEPECSCQFFVNFYITQDPLGTEKGTLSKDISVVELDQISILQKLGKYPCEDEHYRWKFSEDCSLLQRTKLFLGKFSSDLSWLVVTSVLKQAVFDVRSVQNRIVYQIVGGDHDKVSLNAVNFRVDNGISTPVIFPFVPADTIEADPLNGTNEAGPLPFCDIVDLRRSKRRNVQPDRFFSLGGFSESDIGSVRAGIHKVDYWRKEEMPLALPDEGDVHSIFSEKHIIDYEKGAHSLQIDSYEDFLVCKSKDRSREVKPILAAQNEDQHQFAIVPVPLIIEPIAHGEDHLHDETPWNESGEIGEISPKYYCTNGVPKLQRKNMSDLYMEVESRWEGKGPIRKLRRKRGFTIRTKTESYGEVRPHKKRPFSEPGYKEVIEAYMKNIESTINKEQPLVIDQWKELQVRNDLNQRRDCNSPSSVGDQEESSETEMLWREMEFSIASSYLLEENEGSNVEVLKEVVQESSNISEQVCQHEYILDEEIGVLCQLCGFVSTEIKDVSPPFFQPTGWITNREWRDEENSKRKQAENDGFNLFSIPASSDTPLSEGNDNVWALVPDLRKKLRLHQKKAFEFLWKNIAGSMVPALMEQEVKRRGGCVISHSPGAGKTFLVISFLVSYLKLFPGKRPLVLAPKTTLYTWYKEIIKWKVPVPVYQIHGCRTYRYEIYKHKVETSPGIPRPNQDVMHVLDCLEKIQKWHAHPSILLMGYTSFLSLMREDSKFIHRRYMGEVLRQSPGILVLDEGHNPRSTGSRLRKALMKVKTNLRILLSGTLFQNNFSEYFNTLCLARPKFVNEVLRELDPKFKRNKNRRKRRYSSTESRARKFFTDEIAKRINSNVPEEQIEGLNMLRNLTSKFIDVYEGGSSDNLPGLQVYTLLMKSTTIQQQFLSKLQKKKDEYKGYPLELELLVTLGSIHPWLITTAACADKYFSREELLELKKHKDDVKKGSKVKFVLSLVNRCIIRKEKILIFCHNISPINLFVDIFDKLYKWKKGEDVLVLQGDLELFERGRVMDQFEEPGGASKVLLASITACAEGISLTAASRVILLDTEWNPSKQKQAVARAFRPGQERVVYVYQLLETDTLEEEKNSRTNWKEWVSSMIFSEAFVEDPSCWQAEKIEDDLLREIVEEDWAKSIHMIMKNEKASNGLIRGKE, from the exons ATGCGGAAGAGGAATTTATGTCAAAACCAGcatccatttcatgcatact CTTTTGAGGCATTTTACTTTGGGTCATGGCAAGCCATAGAACTCATGAGGATTGAGGATGGAACAGTAGCCCTACATCTGGCAGAGAGTGAGTATGTAATTGAGGAGAAAAGTCCAATCCCAAACCTTCGGATAAGGCCAAGGAAAGCAACTTTGTCTGATTGTACTTGCTTTCTGAGGCCTGGCACAGAAATAACCGTGCTTTGGACCTTGCAACAGTCAGAAAGTTCAGATGAAGAAAATCGAGAGCCG GTGTGGATTGATGCTAAGATAAGTTCCATTGAGAGGAGGCCTCACGAGCCCGAATGTTCATGCCAATTTTTTGTCAACTTCTACATTACCCAAGACCCCCTTGGCACAGAGAAGGGAACACTTAGCAAGGATATCAGTGTTGTAGAACTCGATCAGATTTCTATCCTCCAAAAACTTGGAAAATATCCTTGTGAAGATGAGCACTACCGGTGGAAATTTTCTGAGGACTGCTCTTTGCTGCAAAGAACTAAATTGTTCTTGGGGAAATTCTCATCTGATCTTTCATGGCTTGTTGTTACATCAGTTTTAAAGCAAGCTGTATTTGACGTAAGGTCAGTGCAAAATAGGATTGTCTATCAAATTGTGGGTGGTGATCATGATAAGGTTTCATTAAATGCTGTAAATTTTAGAGTAGACAATGGAATTTCCACTCCTGTCATATTCCCCTTTGTTCCTGCTGATACTATTGAGGCTGATCCTTTAAATGGCACCAATGAAGCTGGACCATTACCATTCTGTGATATTGTGGACTTACGGCGCTCCAAGCGTCGAAATGTACAACCTGATCGTTTCTTTAGCTTAGGTGGCTTTTCAGAGTCGGATATTGGGTCAGTTCGAGCGGGGATACACAAGGTAGACTACTGGAGAAAGGAAGAAATGCCATTGGCATTGCCAGATGAGGGGGACGTGCATTCAATTTTTTCAGAAAAGCATattattgattatgaaaaaGGGGCCCACTCTCTTCAAATAGATTCCTATGAGGATTTCCTTGTCTGCAAAAGCAAGGACAGGTCAAGGGAGGTAAAGCCAATTCTGGCTGCACAAAATGAAGATCAACATCAATTTGCTATTGTTCCTGTGCCTCTCATTATTGAACCAATAGCACATGGAGAAGATCATCTCCATGATGAGACTCCTTGGAATGAGTCAGGAGAGATTGGGGAGATATCTCCCAAGTATTACTGCACAAATGGTGTTCCTAAATTACAGCGTAAGAATATGTCTGATTTATATATGGAGGTCGAGAGCAGATGGGAAGGGAAAGGTCCAATTAGGAAACTCCGAAGAAAAAGGGGTTTTACTATACGTACGAAAACAGAGAGTTATGGTGAAGTAAGACCTCATAAAAAGAGACCCTTCAGTGAACCTGGGTATAAGGAAGTGATAGAAGCTTACATGAAAAACATAGAATCCACAATCAATAAAGAACAGCCACTTGTTATCGACCAATGGAAAGAACTTCAGGTGAGAAATGACTTGAACCAAAGAAGGGACTGCAACTCACCATCTTCGGTTGGGGATCAGGAAGAAAGCTCAGAAACTGAAATGTTGTGGAGAGAAATGGAATTCTCCATTGCATCATCTTATCTTCTAGAAGAAAATGAG GGGTCAAATGTTGAAGTCTTGAAGGAGGTTGTGCAAGAATCAAGTAACATTAGTGAACAAGTTTGCCAGCACGAATACATATTGGACGAAGAAATTGGGGTTCTATGTCAGTTATGTGGCTTTGTGAGCACTGAAATAAAAGATGTCTCACCCCCCTTT TTTCAACCCACTGGTTGGATCACAAACAGAGAATGGCGTGATGAAGAAAATTCAAAGCGTAAGCAGGCTGAAAATGATGGCTTCAATCTTTTCTCCATTCCTGCTTCCTCTGACACACCCTTGTCAGAAGGAAATGACAATGTGTGGGCCTTAGTACCTGATCTGAGAAAGAAATTACGGTTACACCAGAAGAAAGCTTTTGAGTTTCTATGGAAAAATATTGCTGGCTCTATGGTACCAGCACTAATGGAACAAGAAGTCAAGAGAAGAGGTGGTTGTGTTATTTCTCATTCTCCTGGAGCTGGAAAAACTTTTCTTGTTATCTCGTTCCTGGTGAGCTACTTGAAGTTATTTCCCGGAAAACGGCCTTTGGTCCTTGCTCCAAAGACAACACTCTATACCTGGTACAAAGAAATTATTAAGTGGAAGGTTCCTGTTCCAGTTTATCAAATCCACGGTTGTAGAACCTACAGATATGAAATCTACAAACACAAAGTGGAAACTTCTCCAGGGATTCCAAGACCGAACCAAGATGTTATGCATGTTCTTGATTGCCTAGAGAAAATACAGAAGTGGCATGCACATCCAAGTATTCTTCTCATGGGTTATACCTCGTTTCTGTCATTGATGCGAGAAGATTCAAAGTTTATCCATAGGAGATACATGGGTGAAGTTCTGCGGCAAAGTCCAGGAATTCTTGTACTCGATGAAGGGCACAACCCAAGAAGCACAGGATCAAGGTTAAGGAAAGCTCTGATGAAAGTTAAAACAAACCTGAGAATTTTGCTTTCAGGTACATTGTTTCAGAATAATTTCAGTGAATATTTCAACACCCTTTGCTTAGCAAGACCGAAGTTTGTCAATGAGGTGTTAAGGGAATTGGACCCAAAATTTAAGAGGAACAAGAATCGGAGGAAAAGAAGATACAGTTCAACAGAATCTCGGGCAAGAAAATTCTTCACAGATGAGATTGCAAAGCGAATCAATTCAAATGTGCCAGAAGAACAGATAGAGGGCCTAAACATGTTAAGGAATCTCACTAGTAAATTTATAGATGTGTATGAAGGTGGAAGTTCTGACAACCTACCTGGTTTACAAGTTTACACCTTGTTGATGAAATCAACTACTATACAACAACAGTTTCTGTCAAAACTTCAGAAGAAAAAGGATGAATATAAAGGATATCCTCTGGAATTGGAGCTTTTGGTAACCCTTGGATCAATACATCCTTGGTTGATCACAACTGCTGCCTGTGCTGATAAATACTTTAGTAGGGAGGAATTGCTGGAGCTTAAGAAGCACAAGGATGATGTGAAGAAGGGGTCAAAAGTGAAATTTGTTCTAAGTCTTGTGAATAGATGTATCATTAGAAAGGAAAAGATTTTGATCTTTTGCCATAACATCTCacccattaatttatttgtagATATATTTGATAAGCTCTATAAGTGGAAGAAGGGTGAAGATGTTTTGGTCCTTCAAGGGGACCTAGAGCTATTTGAACGGGGCAGAGTGATGGATCAGTTTGAAGAACCAGGTGGTGCCTCAAAAGTACTACTTGCTTCCATTACAGCTTGTGCTGAAGGCATTAGCTTAACTGCAGCTTCACGGGTGATATTGTTGGACACAGAGTGGAATCCTTCAAAGCAAAAGCAAGCTGTTGCACGGGCATTTCGGCCTGGTCAGGAGAGGGTGGTTTATGTCTATCAGCTCTTGGAAACAGACACActggaagaagaaaagaatagtAGGACCAACTGGAAGGAGTGGGTTTCAAGTATGATATTTAGTGAAGCATTTGTGGAGGACCCTTCATGCTGGCAAGCggaaaaaattgaagatgatTTATTAAGGGAGATAGTCGAGGAGGACTGGGCTAAATCAATCCATATGATAATGAAAAACGAGAAAGCTTCAAATGGGTTGATCAGAGGTAAAGAATAG
- the LOC100250037 gene encoding SNF2 domain-containing protein CLASSY 1 isoform X2: protein MRKRNLCRNQHPFHAHPFEAFYFGSWQAIELMRIEDGTVALHLAESEYVIEEKSPIPNLRIRPRKATLSDCTCFLRPGTEITVLWTLQQSESSDEENREPVWIDAKISSIERRPHEPECSCQFFVNFYITQDPLGTEKGTLSKDISVVELDQISILQKLGKYPCEDEHYRWKFSEDCSLLQRTKLFLGKFSSDLSWLVVTSVLKQAVFDVRSVQNRIVYQIVGGDHDKVSLNAVNFRVDNGISTPVIFPFVPADTIEADPLNGTNEAGPLPFCDIVDLRRSKRRNVQPDRFFSLGGFSESDIGSVRAGIHKVDYWRKEEMPLALPDEGDVHSIFSEKHIIDYEKGAHSLQIDSYEDFLVCKSKDRSREVKPILAAQNEDQHQFAIVPVPLIIEPIAHGEDHLHDETPWNESGEIGEISPKYYCTNGVPKLQRKNMSDLYMEVESRWEGKGPIRKLRRKRGFTIRTKTESYGEVRPHKKRPFSEPGYKEVIEAYMKNIESTINKEQPLVIDQWKELQVRNDLNQRRDCNSPSSVGDQEESSETEMLWREMEFSIASSYLLEENEGSNVEVLKEVVQESSNISEQVCQHEYILDEEIGVLCQLCGFVSTEIKDVSPPFFQPTGWITNREWRDEENSKRKQAENDGFNLFSIPASSDTPLSEGNDNVWALVPDLRKKLRLHQKKAFEFLWKNIAGSMVPALMEQEVKRRGGCVISHSPGAGKTFLVISFLVSYLKLFPGKRPLVLAPKTTLYTWYKEIIKWKVPVPVYQIHGCRTYRYEIYKHKVETSPGIPRPNQDVMHVLDCLEKIQKWHAHPSILLMGYTSFLSLMREDSKFIHRRYMGEVLRQSPGILVLDEGHNPRSTGSRLRKALMKVKTNLRILLSGTLFQNNFSEYFNTLCLARPKFVNEVLRELDPKFKRNKNRRKRRYSSTESRARKFFTDEIAKRINSNVPEEQIEGLNMLRNLTSKFIDVYEGGSSDNLPGLQVYTLLMKSTTIQQQFLSKLQKKKDEYKGYPLELELLVTLGSIHPWLITTAACADKYFSREELLELKKHKDDVKKGSKVKFVLSLVNRCIIRKEKILIFCHNISPINLFVDIFDKLYKWKKGEDVLVLQGDLELFERGRVMDQFEEPGGASKVLLASITACAEGISLTAASRVILLDTEWNPSKQKQAVARAFRPGQERVVYVYQLLETDTLEEEKNSRTNWKEWVSSMIFSEAFVEDPSCWQAEKIEDDLLREIVEEDWAKSIHMIMKNEKASNGLIRGKE from the exons ATGCGGAAGAGGAATTTATGTCGAAACCAGCATCCATTTCATGCACATC CTTTTGAGGCATTTTACTTTGGGTCATGGCAAGCCATAGAACTCATGAGGATTGAGGATGGAACAGTAGCCCTACATCTGGCAGAGAGTGAGTATGTAATTGAGGAGAAAAGTCCAATCCCAAACCTTCGGATAAGGCCAAGGAAAGCAACTTTGTCTGATTGTACTTGCTTTCTGAGGCCTGGCACAGAAATAACCGTGCTTTGGACCTTGCAACAGTCAGAAAGTTCAGATGAAGAAAATCGAGAGCCG GTGTGGATTGATGCTAAGATAAGTTCCATTGAGAGGAGGCCTCACGAGCCCGAATGTTCATGCCAATTTTTTGTCAACTTCTACATTACCCAAGACCCCCTTGGCACAGAGAAGGGAACACTTAGCAAGGATATCAGTGTTGTAGAACTCGATCAGATTTCTATCCTCCAAAAACTTGGAAAATATCCTTGTGAAGATGAGCACTACCGGTGGAAATTTTCTGAGGACTGCTCTTTGCTGCAAAGAACTAAATTGTTCTTGGGGAAATTCTCATCTGATCTTTCATGGCTTGTTGTTACATCAGTTTTAAAGCAAGCTGTATTTGACGTAAGGTCAGTGCAAAATAGGATTGTCTATCAAATTGTGGGTGGTGATCATGATAAGGTTTCATTAAATGCTGTAAATTTTAGAGTAGACAATGGAATTTCCACTCCTGTCATATTCCCCTTTGTTCCTGCTGATACTATTGAGGCTGATCCTTTAAATGGCACCAATGAAGCTGGACCATTACCATTCTGTGATATTGTGGACTTACGGCGCTCCAAGCGTCGAAATGTACAACCTGATCGTTTCTTTAGCTTAGGTGGCTTTTCAGAGTCGGATATTGGGTCAGTTCGAGCGGGGATACACAAGGTAGACTACTGGAGAAAGGAAGAAATGCCATTGGCATTGCCAGATGAGGGGGACGTGCATTCAATTTTTTCAGAAAAGCATattattgattatgaaaaaGGGGCCCACTCTCTTCAAATAGATTCCTATGAGGATTTCCTTGTCTGCAAAAGCAAGGACAGGTCAAGGGAGGTAAAGCCAATTCTGGCTGCACAAAATGAAGATCAACATCAATTTGCTATTGTTCCTGTGCCTCTCATTATTGAACCAATAGCACATGGAGAAGATCATCTCCATGATGAGACTCCTTGGAATGAGTCAGGAGAGATTGGGGAGATATCTCCCAAGTATTACTGCACAAATGGTGTTCCTAAATTACAGCGTAAGAATATGTCTGATTTATATATGGAGGTCGAGAGCAGATGGGAAGGGAAAGGTCCAATTAGGAAACTCCGAAGAAAAAGGGGTTTTACTATACGTACGAAAACAGAGAGTTATGGTGAAGTAAGACCTCATAAAAAGAGACCCTTCAGTGAACCTGGGTATAAGGAAGTGATAGAAGCTTACATGAAAAACATAGAATCCACAATCAATAAAGAACAGCCACTTGTTATCGACCAATGGAAAGAACTTCAGGTGAGAAATGACTTGAACCAAAGAAGGGACTGCAACTCACCATCTTCGGTTGGGGATCAGGAAGAAAGCTCAGAAACTGAAATGTTGTGGAGAGAAATGGAATTCTCCATTGCATCATCTTATCTTCTAGAAGAAAATGAG GGGTCAAATGTTGAAGTCTTGAAGGAGGTTGTGCAAGAATCAAGTAACATTAGTGAACAAGTTTGCCAGCACGAATACATATTGGACGAAGAAATTGGGGTTCTATGTCAGTTATGTGGCTTTGTGAGCACTGAAATAAAAGATGTCTCACCCCCCTTT TTTCAACCCACTGGTTGGATCACAAACAGAGAATGGCGTGATGAAGAAAATTCAAAGCGTAAGCAGGCTGAAAATGATGGCTTCAATCTTTTCTCCATTCCTGCTTCCTCTGACACACCCTTGTCAGAAGGAAATGACAATGTGTGGGCCTTAGTACCTGATCTGAGAAAGAAATTACGGTTACACCAGAAGAAAGCTTTTGAGTTTCTATGGAAAAATATTGCTGGCTCTATGGTACCAGCACTAATGGAACAAGAAGTCAAGAGAAGAGGTGGTTGTGTTATTTCTCATTCTCCTGGAGCTGGAAAAACTTTTCTTGTTATCTCGTTCCTGGTGAGCTACTTGAAGTTATTTCCCGGAAAACGGCCTTTGGTCCTTGCTCCAAAGACAACACTCTATACCTGGTACAAAGAAATTATTAAGTGGAAGGTTCCTGTTCCAGTTTATCAAATCCACGGTTGTAGAACCTACAGATATGAAATCTACAAACACAAAGTGGAAACTTCTCCAGGGATTCCAAGACCGAACCAAGATGTTATGCATGTTCTTGATTGCCTAGAGAAAATACAGAAGTGGCATGCACATCCAAGTATTCTTCTCATGGGTTATACCTCGTTTCTGTCATTGATGCGAGAAGATTCAAAGTTTATCCATAGGAGATACATGGGTGAAGTTCTGCGGCAAAGTCCAGGAATTCTTGTACTCGATGAAGGGCACAACCCAAGAAGCACAGGATCAAGGTTAAGGAAAGCTCTGATGAAAGTTAAAACAAACCTGAGAATTTTGCTTTCAGGTACATTGTTTCAGAATAATTTCAGTGAATATTTCAACACCCTTTGCTTAGCAAGACCGAAGTTTGTCAATGAGGTGTTAAGGGAATTGGACCCAAAATTTAAGAGGAACAAGAATCGGAGGAAAAGAAGATACAGTTCAACAGAATCTCGGGCAAGAAAATTCTTCACAGATGAGATTGCAAAGCGAATCAATTCAAATGTGCCAGAAGAACAGATAGAGGGCCTAAACATGTTAAGGAATCTCACTAGTAAATTTATAGATGTGTATGAAGGTGGAAGTTCTGACAACCTACCTGGTTTACAAGTTTACACCTTGTTGATGAAATCAACTACTATACAACAACAGTTTCTGTCAAAACTTCAGAAGAAAAAGGATGAATATAAAGGATATCCTCTGGAATTGGAGCTTTTGGTAACCCTTGGATCAATACATCCTTGGTTGATCACAACTGCTGCCTGTGCTGATAAATACTTTAGTAGGGAGGAATTGCTGGAGCTTAAGAAGCACAAGGATGATGTGAAGAAGGGGTCAAAAGTGAAATTTGTTCTAAGTCTTGTGAATAGATGTATCATTAGAAAGGAAAAGATTTTGATCTTTTGCCATAACATCTCacccattaatttatttgtagATATATTTGATAAGCTCTATAAGTGGAAGAAGGGTGAAGATGTTTTGGTCCTTCAAGGGGACCTAGAGCTATTTGAACGGGGCAGAGTGATGGATCAGTTTGAAGAACCAGGTGGTGCCTCAAAAGTACTACTTGCTTCCATTACAGCTTGTGCTGAAGGCATTAGCTTAACTGCAGCTTCACGGGTGATATTGTTGGACACAGAGTGGAATCCTTCAAAGCAAAAGCAAGCTGTTGCACGGGCATTTCGGCCTGGTCAGGAGAGGGTGGTTTATGTCTATCAGCTCTTGGAAACAGACACActggaagaagaaaagaatagtAGGACCAACTGGAAGGAGTGGGTTTCAAGTATGATATTTAGTGAAGCATTTGTGGAGGACCCTTCATGCTGGCAAGCggaaaaaattgaagatgatTTATTAAGGGAGATAGTCGAGGAGGACTGGGCTAAATCAATCCATATGATAATGAAAAACGAGAAAGCTTCAAATGGGTTGATCAGAGGTAAAGAATAG